In one window of Oscillatoria salina IIICB1 DNA:
- a CDS encoding type IV pilin-like G/H family protein, with product MQEASEATTYRTLLAQKQGKGFSEFQVTEILQQVLPQLSQLHNQGRVHGKISLDTLAKKGNQVILLASSTVSNGSISQDIYDLGAVAIALLTGKSFPDNNLNWDDYCVVSDRFVQVINWAVASLPENRFASAAAFLSTLNSLNSREIILPSTTVSTPIESTVVSPPQKAKFSLKFCFYLVLGFSIPVWVAISIAPFFTSSTKVKESIAKKTIAIINHTQIDKYRNEYSFYPFLAEVPIGEINTDNYEFEVYLIDPDRAIATATAKRKKIRSLTAITFSDGSVVRSEICITNEPSLAPPRIPDLSGNIIQCPPGSSPLSGNSSSQVPIIKPDPDRFVIEHYDLLMQREYETTWNNLTPEFQVKAGGFSEYANWWNKVNKIEYTNVYTVSRSDEQAIVNAQLKYYLKNGTVYRDTKTQIYLQWNQNNRHWQFKNKLEPN from the coding sequence ATGCAAGAAGCATCTGAAGCTACAACCTACCGCACTTTACTTGCTCAAAAGCAAGGTAAAGGATTTTCTGAGTTTCAGGTAACAGAAATTTTGCAGCAAGTGCTACCTCAACTCAGTCAATTACACAATCAAGGGAGAGTACATGGAAAAATTTCTTTGGATACACTGGCAAAAAAGGGTAATCAAGTAATCTTATTGGCTTCCTCAACTGTTAGTAATGGTAGCATTTCCCAAGATATTTATGACTTGGGTGCAGTGGCGATCGCGTTACTAACAGGTAAATCTTTTCCTGACAATAACTTGAATTGGGACGACTATTGCGTTGTTAGCGATCGATTTGTGCAAGTTATTAATTGGGCTGTTGCCTCTCTACCGGAAAATCGTTTCGCCTCAGCCGCAGCATTTTTATCAACACTAAATTCTCTTAATTCTCGCGAAATTATCCTACCGTCAACAACAGTTTCTACACCGATTGAATCTACCGTTGTTTCTCCTCCCCAAAAAGCTAAGTTCTCACTTAAATTTTGCTTTTATTTAGTCCTAGGTTTTAGTATCCCAGTATGGGTAGCAATTTCTATAGCACCTTTTTTCACTTCCTCAACTAAAGTAAAAGAATCAATAGCTAAAAAAACTATAGCGATAATTAATCATACTCAAATTGACAAATATAGAAACGAATATAGTTTTTATCCTTTCTTAGCAGAAGTACCTATAGGAGAAATAAACACAGATAACTATGAATTTGAAGTCTACCTCATAGATCCGGATCGGGCGATCGCTACCGCTACTGCAAAGAGAAAAAAGATTCGTAGCTTAACAGCAATAACCTTTAGTGATGGCAGTGTAGTTAGGAGCGAAATTTGTATTACCAACGAACCTTCCCTTGCACCTCCTAGAATACCAGATCTTAGTGGCAACATCATACAATGTCCACCCGGATCTTCTCCCCTTTCAGGTAATTCTAGTAGTCAAGTTCCCATTATCAAACCAGATCCAGATCGATTTGTGATCGAACATTATGACTTACTTATGCAACGAGAATATGAAACTACTTGGAATAACCTAACGCCAGAATTTCAAGTTAAAGCCGGGGGGTTTTCAGAATATGCCAATTGGTGGAACAAAGTCAACAAAATAGAATATACAAACGTTTATACTGTTTCTAGGAGTGACGAGCAAGCTATAGTAAATGCTCAACTGAAATATTACTTGAAAAATGGCACAGTTTATCGAGATACCAAAACACAAATTTACTTGCAGTGGAATCAAAATAATCGC
- a CDS encoding tetratricopeptide repeat protein, with protein sequence MNSPIILLQEINEEISPTELWEAAKICLKIGKLNQSLTLAYKIVQEDSTQQENYQKHYLEAIELGAEFAEEIGDYPRAAYYWEQMTQHQPNDSNAWYGLGIAKANLRDYQGAERALNQCLQLQPGNSNARSHLLEIQQLLQR encoded by the coding sequence ATGAATTCTCCAATAATTTTATTACAAGAAATAAACGAGGAAATATCCCCAACTGAGTTGTGGGAAGCCGCAAAAATATGTCTCAAAATAGGCAAATTAAATCAATCACTGACTCTTGCTTACAAGATTGTGCAGGAAGATTCAACTCAACAAGAAAACTACCAAAAACATTATCTAGAAGCGATCGAATTAGGAGCAGAATTTGCGGAAGAAATCGGTGATTATCCGAGAGCAGCCTATTATTGGGAGCAAATGACGCAACACCAACCGAATGATAGTAATGCTTGGTATGGTTTAGGTATTGCTAAAGCAAATTTGCGAGATTATCAAGGAGCAGAAAGAGCTTTAAATCAGTGTTTGCAGTTACAACCAGGAAATAGTAACGCGCGATCGCATTTACTCGAAATTCAGCAACTTCTCCAACGGTGA